The following proteins are co-located in the Pseudomonas sp. ATCC 13867 genome:
- a CDS encoding lipopolysaccharide kinase InaA family protein: MKDFIASDDQALLERNALADFDALWNLQLEAVDEPNTERGGWSSVYRVELDGTAYYLKRQSNHLTRSLTRPLGEPTFSREFRNIQRYHQLGIPSMQAAFFGARQVGGERRAILMTRALEGWRDLDSFLQGWPKLASERRQAILRACGMLARRLHEAGQMHGCFYPKHIFLRETDDAFEATLIDLEKTRPLWFGQRDRVRDLEPLLRRAPDWNETDVRNLLAAYLGTSASGPEVDDWYRRLGARRKKKEGRA, from the coding sequence GTGAAGGATTTCATTGCCAGCGATGACCAGGCGCTGCTCGAACGCAACGCCCTGGCCGATTTCGACGCCTTGTGGAACCTGCAACTGGAAGCTGTCGACGAACCCAACACCGAGCGTGGCGGCTGGAGCAGCGTCTACCGCGTCGAGCTGGACGGCACCGCCTACTACCTCAAGCGCCAGAGCAATCACCTGACCCGCAGCCTGACACGGCCGCTGGGCGAGCCGACGTTCAGTCGCGAGTTCCGCAACATCCAGCGCTATCACCAGCTCGGCATTCCGTCGATGCAGGCGGCCTTCTTTGGCGCGCGGCAGGTCGGCGGCGAGCGCCGGGCGATCCTGATGACCCGCGCGCTGGAGGGCTGGCGCGACCTGGACAGCTTCCTGCAAGGCTGGCCGAAGCTGGCGTCGGAGCGGCGCCAGGCTATCCTGCGCGCCTGCGGCATGCTCGCCCGCCGCCTGCACGAAGCCGGGCAGATGCACGGCTGCTTCTACCCCAAGCACATCTTTCTGCGCGAAACCGACGATGCCTTCGAAGCGACCCTGATCGACCTGGAGAAGACCCGCCCGCTGTGGTTCGGCCAGCGCGACCGCGTGCGCGACCTCGAGCCACTGCTGCGCCGCGCGCCGGACTGGAACGAGACCGACGTGCGCAACCTGCTGGCGGCCTATCTGGGCACCTCGGCCAGTGGGCCGGAGGTGGATGACTGGTACCGCCGCCTGGGTGCCCGCCGCAAGAAGAAGGAAGGCCGCGCATGA
- the rfaP gene encoding lipopolysaccharide core heptose(I) kinase RfaP — translation MKLDLREPFKSLWAGKDPFVEVERLQGKVYRELEGRRTLRTEVEGRGYFVKIHRGIGWGEIVKNLCSAKLPVLGAGQEQRALERLHQAGVATMTAVAYGERGGNPAMQHSFIITEELAPTTDLEVFSLDWLKAPPEPRLKRALIAEVAKMVGTMHRAGVNHRDCYICHFLLHTDRPISADDLRLSVIDLHRAQTRAATPRRWRNKDLAALYFSALDIGLTHRDKLRFLRDYFGKNLRDILRDEAALLAWMERKAAKLYDRKQRYGDLL, via the coding sequence GTGAAGCTTGATTTGCGTGAACCCTTCAAAAGCCTGTGGGCCGGCAAGGACCCCTTCGTCGAGGTCGAGCGCCTGCAGGGCAAGGTCTACCGCGAGCTGGAAGGCCGCCGTACGCTGCGCACCGAAGTCGAAGGTCGCGGCTATTTCGTCAAGATCCACCGTGGCATCGGCTGGGGCGAGATCGTCAAGAACCTGTGCAGCGCCAAACTCCCCGTGCTCGGCGCCGGCCAGGAGCAGCGCGCCCTGGAGCGCCTGCACCAGGCCGGCGTGGCGACCATGACCGCGGTGGCCTACGGCGAGCGCGGCGGCAATCCGGCCATGCAGCACTCCTTCATCATCACCGAGGAACTGGCGCCGACCACCGACCTCGAAGTCTTTTCTCTCGACTGGCTGAAAGCGCCACCCGAGCCACGCCTCAAGCGCGCGCTGATCGCCGAAGTGGCGAAGATGGTCGGCACCATGCACCGTGCCGGGGTCAACCACCGCGACTGCTATATCTGCCACTTCCTGCTGCACACCGATCGCCCGATCAGCGCCGACGACCTGCGCCTGTCGGTGATCGACCTGCACCGTGCTCAGACCCGCGCCGCCACGCCGCGCCGCTGGCGCAACAAGGATCTGGCGGCGCTGTATTTCTCCGCGCTGGACATCGGTCTGACGCACCGCGACAAGCTGCGCTTCCTGCGTGATTACTTCGGTAAGAATCTGCGTGACATCCTCCGCGACGAGGCCGCGCTGCTGGCGTGGATGGAACGCAAGGCGGCCAAGCTGTACGACCGCAAGCAACGTTATGGAGACCTGCTCTGA
- a CDS encoding lipopolysaccharide kinase InaA family protein, which yields MAGWVLEADYLHLAADFGSLDAVFSLDGERITKDAMSDVIRVERDGVRYYVKRYRKPGKGFRRYLPRPRVKAEWQNLKQFAKWGIPTAQVVAYGLERVNGGFSRGAIITRELVGTEDLHALAKQDDPRLKDRAWVEHVMRQLASYTRTMHDRHFTHNDLKWRNILVDGEGTVYFIDCPIGDFWVSFMLRYRITKDLATLDKVAKYHLSYTQRLQFYLLYRRRERLNASDKKRVRQIVHFFEGRE from the coding sequence ATGGCCGGCTGGGTACTCGAAGCCGACTACCTGCATCTGGCCGCCGATTTCGGCAGCCTGGATGCCGTGTTCTCGCTGGACGGCGAGCGCATCACCAAGGACGCGATGTCCGATGTGATCCGCGTCGAGCGCGATGGCGTGCGCTATTACGTCAAACGCTACCGCAAGCCGGGCAAGGGCTTTCGCCGCTATCTGCCGCGCCCGCGGGTGAAGGCCGAATGGCAGAACCTCAAGCAGTTCGCCAAGTGGGGCATCCCGACCGCCCAGGTGGTGGCCTACGGCCTGGAGCGCGTCAACGGCGGCTTCTCCCGTGGCGCGATCATCACCCGCGAGCTGGTCGGCACCGAGGACCTGCATGCCCTGGCCAAGCAGGACGATCCGCGCCTGAAGGATCGCGCCTGGGTCGAGCACGTCATGCGCCAGTTGGCCAGCTACACGCGGACCATGCACGACCGGCACTTTACCCACAACGACCTGAAGTGGCGCAACATCCTGGTGGACGGGGAGGGCACGGTGTATTTCATCGATTGCCCGATCGGTGATTTCTGGGTCAGCTTCATGCTGCGCTACCGCATCACCAAGGACCTGGCGACCCTCGACAAGGTCGCCAAATACCACCTTTCCTACACGCAGCGCCTGCAGTTCTACCTGCTGTACCGGCGCCGCGAACGACTGAACGCCTCGGACAAGAAGCGTGTCCGGCAGATCGTCCATTTCTTCGAGGGACGCGAGTGA
- a CDS encoding glycosyltransferase, protein MTRSAEPRVLQFCHGYDGPFLDCARQYASLFAGTGYRVTTVFLTGAPDVEVASGCASDEVLFLDYSSRDIRGLKLKAIRDLREIARSRDFRFCIAHRFKPTWIAMLGTKLPIIGVHHGFGDFQRLGRKLFARIFAERLSLLGVSNAVRDEIRACLPAWPQERIETLYNRIDVDALQAEQVDRYPARQHLGLADNAWVVGNVGRLHPDKDQATLLRGFAQALPRLPHNSLLAVLGKGRLEEDLKDLARELGIAERVLFLGQVPDAKRYFKAFDVFALSSDHEPFGMVLLEAMAAGVPLIATAGGGAGEVVEGVGILFPLRDEKALAEGLGHMAALDRGQREACAQQMAQRLQTRFSDDAVRREFWSLPLVKALIAGR, encoded by the coding sequence ATGACTCGCTCGGCTGAACCGCGCGTCCTGCAGTTCTGCCACGGCTATGACGGGCCGTTCCTCGACTGCGCCCGTCAGTACGCCAGCCTGTTCGCCGGCACCGGCTACCGGGTCACCACGGTGTTCCTCACCGGGGCGCCCGATGTCGAAGTAGCTTCCGGCTGCGCCAGCGACGAGGTGCTGTTCCTCGACTACAGCTCGCGGGATATCCGCGGGCTGAAGCTCAAGGCGATCCGCGACCTGCGCGAGATCGCCCGCTCCCGCGACTTCCGCTTCTGCATCGCGCACCGCTTCAAGCCGACCTGGATCGCCATGCTCGGAACGAAACTGCCGATCATTGGCGTGCACCACGGTTTCGGCGATTTCCAGCGCCTGGGGCGCAAGCTGTTCGCGCGCATCTTCGCCGAGCGTCTGAGCCTGCTGGGCGTCTCCAACGCGGTGCGCGACGAAATCCGCGCCTGCCTGCCGGCCTGGCCGCAGGAGCGTATCGAGACGCTGTACAACCGTATCGACGTCGACGCATTGCAGGCCGAGCAGGTCGACCGCTACCCGGCGCGCCAGCACCTGGGGCTGGCGGACAACGCCTGGGTGGTCGGCAACGTCGGCCGCCTGCACCCGGACAAGGACCAGGCCACCCTGCTGCGCGGTTTCGCCCAGGCCCTGCCGCGCTTGCCGCACAACAGCCTGCTGGCGGTCCTCGGCAAGGGCCGCCTGGAGGAAGACCTCAAGGACCTGGCCCGTGAACTGGGCATCGCCGAACGCGTGCTGTTCCTTGGCCAGGTTCCCGATGCCAAGCGCTATTTCAAGGCGTTCGACGTGTTCGCCCTGAGCTCCGATCACGAGCCCTTCGGCATGGTCCTGCTGGAAGCGATGGCCGCCGGTGTGCCGCTGATCGCAACCGCGGGCGGCGGCGCCGGCGAAGTGGTCGAAGGCGTTGGCATCCTGTTCCCGCTGCGCGACGAGAAAGCCCTGGCCGAAGGCCTGGGACACATGGCGGCGCTCGACCGTGGCCAGCGCGAGGCGTGCGCGCAGCAGATGGCGCAGCGCCTGCAGACGCGCTTCTCCGATGACGCCGTGCGCCGGGAGTTCTGGAGCCTGCCGCTGGTGAAGGCGCTCATTGCCGGGCGTTGA
- a CDS encoding carbamoyltransferase family protein, which produces MALTILGLSGAVSHDPSAALYIDGKLVAAVEEERFVRDKHAKNRMPYESAKFCLEQAGIKPSDVDVVAIPFAPISIFDKARWHYAKRYAYAPDRALDAILLGNRRYHRYYKRIQWCLQQLGFDLKKTKIQPVEHHLAHASSAYHCSGFKEKTAILGIDGKGEYATTFFGYGENGKIHKIKEFYDPDSLGGLYGAITEYLGFDMLDGEFKVMGMAPYGDASKYDFSRLAKFENGELIINTDYANVIGFRRYKEKGKGYYFSPKLIEWLGPKREGDIADDPYIHYAASIQALFEKLALEMMDYYLGDIIRETGKVAFAGGCALNVKLNQKIIARPEVKELYVQPASSDAGTAVGAAAYVSWERGVPVEKMEHVYLGPEYSNEDVIAACARHEAKPAWRKIDNVPELIAKVLVDGNPVAWFQGRMEFGPRALGGRSIIGCPSVPGVADRINAQIKFRERWRPFCPSMLDTVGPQMFKIDHPAPFMTFTFEVNEEWKTRVPEVVHEDGTSRAQVLKREFNPRYYDMMKELEKLTGNGVALNTSLNRRGEPMICSPTDALNMFYGSDLQYLIMQDILVVKDGAAAYDSLG; this is translated from the coding sequence GTGGCATTGACCATCCTCGGCCTGTCCGGCGCCGTAAGCCATGACCCTTCCGCCGCCCTGTACATCGACGGCAAGCTGGTCGCGGCCGTCGAAGAAGAGCGCTTCGTCCGCGACAAGCACGCGAAGAACCGCATGCCCTACGAGTCGGCCAAGTTCTGCCTGGAGCAGGCCGGGATCAAGCCGTCGGACGTTGACGTGGTGGCCATTCCCTTCGCCCCCATCAGCATCTTCGACAAGGCCCGCTGGCACTACGCCAAGCGCTACGCCTACGCGCCGGACCGCGCGCTGGACGCCATCCTGCTCGGCAACCGCCGTTACCACCGCTACTACAAGCGCATCCAGTGGTGCCTGCAGCAGCTCGGCTTCGACCTGAAGAAGACCAAGATCCAGCCGGTCGAGCACCACCTGGCCCACGCCTCCAGCGCCTACCACTGCTCGGGCTTCAAGGAGAAGACGGCGATCCTCGGGATCGACGGCAAGGGCGAGTACGCCACCACCTTCTTCGGCTACGGCGAGAACGGCAAGATCCACAAGATCAAGGAGTTCTACGATCCGGACTCCCTGGGCGGCCTGTACGGCGCGATCACCGAATACCTCGGCTTCGACATGCTCGATGGCGAGTTCAAGGTCATGGGCATGGCGCCCTACGGTGACGCCAGCAAGTACGATTTCTCCCGTCTCGCCAAGTTCGAGAATGGCGAGCTGATCATCAACACCGACTACGCCAACGTCATCGGCTTCCGTCGCTACAAGGAAAAGGGCAAGGGCTACTACTTCTCGCCCAAGCTGATCGAGTGGCTCGGTCCGAAGCGCGAAGGCGACATCGCCGACGATCCCTACATCCACTATGCCGCCAGCATCCAGGCGCTGTTCGAGAAGCTGGCGCTGGAGATGATGGATTACTACCTGGGCGACATCATCCGCGAGACCGGCAAGGTCGCCTTTGCCGGCGGTTGCGCGCTGAACGTCAAGCTCAACCAGAAGATCATCGCCCGTCCCGAGGTCAAGGAGCTGTACGTGCAGCCCGCGTCCAGCGACGCCGGCACCGCGGTCGGCGCGGCGGCCTATGTATCCTGGGAGCGCGGCGTGCCGGTCGAGAAGATGGAGCACGTCTACCTCGGTCCGGAATACAGCAACGAAGACGTCATCGCCGCCTGCGCCCGCCACGAGGCCAAGCCGGCCTGGCGCAAGATCGACAATGTGCCCGAACTGATCGCCAAGGTGCTGGTGGACGGCAACCCGGTGGCCTGGTTCCAGGGCCGCATGGAGTTCGGCCCGCGCGCCCTCGGCGGCCGCTCGATCATCGGCTGCCCGAGCGTTCCCGGCGTCGCCGACCGCATCAACGCGCAGATCAAGTTCCGCGAGCGCTGGAGGCCCTTCTGCCCGTCGATGCTGGATACCGTCGGCCCGCAGATGTTCAAGATCGACCATCCGGCGCCGTTCATGACCTTCACCTTCGAGGTCAACGAAGAGTGGAAGACCCGCGTGCCGGAAGTCGTGCATGAAGACGGCACCTCCCGCGCCCAGGTGCTCAAGCGCGAGTTCAACCCGCGCTACTACGACATGATGAAGGAGCTGGAGAAGCTCACCGGCAACGGCGTGGCGCTCAACACCTCGCTGAACCGCCGTGGCGAGCCGATGATCTGCTCGCCGACCGACGCCCTGAACATGTTCTACGGCTCGGACCTGCAATACCTGATCATGCAGGACATCCTGGTGGTCAAGGATGGCGCGGCGGCCTATGACTCGCTCGGCTGA
- a CDS encoding lipopolysaccharide kinase InaA family protein yields MRLSALRDAGRTPALPLRVELEDGAGSAELRLDSLLRVLPGQRYVGAANWRGRPVLAKLLVGGRAARHFQREREGVRLLAEQGLTTPALLADGLKDGEGGWLLFEFLDDARSLWDAWRAVEGEPLLSDGQAAVIAEALTAIARMHAKGLWQEDLHLDNLLRHAGTLYLIDGAGIRAETPGQPLSRKHVLENLGVFFAQLPASLDPYLEELLIHYLLANGEHALPLEALQKEIARVRRWRVGDLMKKIARDCSLFSVFKGPFGLRAVRREEEEGLQPLLDDPDSYIDRGHVYKTGGAATVARVELNGRPLVIKRYNIKNLLHWFKRFWRPSRAWASWREGNRLDFLGIATPKPLAVIERRWLWLRGPAFLITDYLAGQDIIARFKPYLDQPEGGGLPPETDLAALDRLFAALVRERISHGDLKGHNLFWQEQGEGGQWSLIDLDAMQRHSREASFARAYARDRARFLRNWPEGSALHQLLDERLPRVPGTRPDERG; encoded by the coding sequence ATGAGGTTGTCCGCCTTGCGTGACGCCGGTCGCACACCCGCGCTGCCGCTGCGTGTCGAGCTGGAGGACGGCGCCGGCAGCGCTGAGCTGCGCCTGGACAGCCTGTTGCGCGTATTGCCCGGCCAGCGCTACGTCGGTGCGGCCAATTGGCGCGGACGTCCGGTGCTGGCCAAGCTGCTGGTCGGCGGCAGGGCCGCGCGGCACTTCCAGCGTGAGCGCGAAGGCGTGCGGCTGCTCGCCGAGCAGGGGCTGACCACGCCGGCGCTGCTGGCCGACGGCCTGAAGGACGGCGAGGGTGGCTGGCTGCTCTTCGAGTTCCTCGACGATGCCCGGAGTCTCTGGGACGCCTGGCGCGCCGTGGAAGGCGAACCGCTGCTGTCCGACGGGCAGGCCGCCGTCATCGCCGAGGCCCTCACCGCCATCGCCCGGATGCACGCCAAGGGCCTGTGGCAGGAGGACCTGCACCTGGACAACCTGCTGCGCCACGCCGGCACGCTGTACCTGATCGACGGCGCCGGCATTCGCGCGGAAACCCCCGGCCAGCCGCTGTCGCGCAAGCACGTGCTGGAAAATCTCGGGGTGTTCTTCGCCCAGTTGCCAGCCAGTCTCGATCCGTATCTGGAAGAGCTGCTGATCCACTATCTACTGGCCAACGGCGAACACGCGCTGCCGCTGGAGGCTTTGCAGAAGGAAATCGCCAGGGTTCGACGCTGGCGCGTCGGCGACCTGATGAAGAAGATCGCCCGCGACTGCAGCCTGTTCAGCGTATTCAAGGGGCCGTTCGGCCTGCGCGCGGTGCGTCGCGAGGAAGAGGAGGGCCTGCAGCCGCTGCTGGACGATCCGGATTCCTACATAGATCGCGGACATGTCTACAAGACCGGCGGCGCCGCGACTGTCGCTCGCGTCGAGCTCAATGGCCGCCCGCTAGTCATCAAGCGCTACAACATCAAGAACCTGCTGCACTGGTTCAAGCGCTTCTGGCGCCCCAGCCGCGCCTGGGCCTCGTGGCGCGAGGGCAATCGCCTGGACTTCCTCGGCATCGCCACACCCAAGCCATTGGCGGTCATCGAGCGCCGCTGGCTGTGGTTGCGCGGCCCGGCCTTCCTGATTACCGATTACCTGGCGGGTCAGGATATAATCGCCCGTTTCAAACCCTACCTGGACCAACCGGAGGGGGGCGGCCTGCCGCCGGAAACAGACCTTGCAGCCCTGGACAGACTGTTCGCGGCGCTGGTGCGCGAACGCATCAGCCACGGCGACCTCAAGGGGCACAACCTGTTCTGGCAGGAGCAGGGCGAAGGCGGGCAGTGGTCCTTGATCGACCTCGATGCCATGCAGCGTCACTCGCGAGAAGCGAGCTTCGCCCGCGCCTATGCCCGTGACCGTGCGCGCTTCCTGCGCAACTGGCCAGAGGGCAGCGCACTGCACCAGCTGCTCGACGAACGTTTACCGCGGGTGCCTGGCACCCGCCCAGATGAAAGAGGCTAG